The genomic segment CAAGCGCGGAGACGATAAGGCGGACGGTCAAGCGGCCGTGCAAGAGGCCGTGCAGGGCGATGAGCCGGGCGACCGTCACGTCGAGCGCCGCGACGTGACCCTCGACGGGGACGGGCCGGACGGAAACGGGCGCATCGCCGTGCGCACGGGGCTGAAACCCGGCGAGCGGGTCGTGGTCGCGGGCGCCCATTCCCTGCGCGACGGCCAGACCGTCCGGCTGGCCGACGACCGGAACTGAGCCGGAACCCGGCAAGGGATTCGGCCCGGCAAGACATCCGGCAAGACATTCTGCAAAGGTTTCCGCGCGTGAAGGACTTCAACCTTTCCGATTGGGCGCTCGGCCACCGTTCGCTGGTCTGGTTCCTGATGCTCGTCTGCCTCGTGGCGGGCGTGATGGCCTATTCGCGCCTCGGCCGGGAGGAGGACCCGCCCTTCGCCATCAAGACCATGGTGGTCCAGGCGAGCTGGCCCGGCGCCACGATCAAGGACACGCTCGATCAGGTCACCGACCGGATCGAGAAGGAGCTCCAGCAGATCAACGCGCTGGATTACGTGCGCAGCTACACCACGCCGGGGCAGGCGACGGTGTTCGTGCAGTTCCGCGACACGACCAAGAAGGAGGAAATCCAGCCCGCCTTCTATCAGGTGCGCAAGCGCCTGGGCGACATCCAGCACACCTTCCCGCAAGGCGTGCAGGGCCCGTCGTTCAACGACGAGTTCGGTGACGTCTACGGCAACGTTTACGCCTTCACCGCCGACGGCCTGACCCACCGGCAGCTGCGCGACTACGTCGAGGGCGTGCGCACCGAGATCCTCAAGGTGCCCAATATCGGCAAGACCCTGCTCATGGGCGTGCAGGGCGAGACGATCTATCTCGACTTCTCGACCCGTAAGCTCGCGGGCTACGGCATCGATCTCCAGGCCTTGATCAAGGCGCTGCAATCGCAGAACGCGGTGGCCGCCTCCGGCGTGGTCCAGGCGGGGCCGGAGCGGGTGAGCCTGCGGGTGAGCGGCCAGTTCTCCTCCGAGGAGTCGCTGCGCAACGTCAATCTGCGCTTCAACGACCGCTTCTTCCGCCTCGCGGACGTGGCCGAGATCTCCCGCGGCTACGAGGACCCGCCGGCCGCCCTGTTCCGCGTCGACGGCAAGCCGGCGATCGGGCTGGCCATCGCCATGCGCCCCAACGCCAACCTGCTCAAGTTCGGCGAGGATCTGAAGGAGCGCATGCATCACGTCGAGGGCAAGCTGCCCATCGGCGTCGGCATCCACCTCGTCTCCGACCAGCCCAAGATCGTCGAGGAGGCGGTCAGTGGCTTCACCAAGGCGCTGGTCGAGGCGGTCGTCATCGTGCTGGTCGTGAGCTTCGTCAGCCTGGGCCTGCGCGCCGGGCTCGTGGTCGCGATCTCGATCCCGCTCGTGCTCGCCATCGTCTTCGTCGTCATGCAGATCATGGGCGTCACGCTCCAGCGCATCTCGCTGGGCGCCCTCATCATCGCGCTCGGCCTGCTCGTGGACGACGCGATGATCACCGTCGAGATGATGGTGGCCCGCCTCGAACTCGGCGACAACCTGAAGAAGGCGGCGACCTTCGCCTACACCTCCACCGCCTTTCCGATGCTCACCGGCACGCTGGTGACGGTGGCGGGCTTCCTGCCAATCGGCTTCAACGGCTCCTCGGCGGGCGAGTATACCTACTCGCTGTTCGTGGTGATCGCCGCTTCGCTGCTGGTCTCCTGGGTCGTCGCGGTGCTGTTCGCGCCGCTGCTCGGCGTGACCATCCTGCCCAAGACCATGAAGCACCATGCCGAGCGGCAGGGCCTGTTCACCCGCATCTTCATGGCGGTCCTTCGGGTCGCGATGCGGCTGCGCTGGATCACCGTGATCGCCTGCGTCGCCCTGATGGGGCTGGCGGTGGTCGGGATGGGCCACGTGCAGCAGCAGTTCTTCCCGTCCTCCGACCGCTCCGAGCTTCTCGTCGACCTGACCCTGCCGCAGAACGCCACCATCGCCGAGACGCGGGCGCAGATGGACCGCTTCGAGGCCCGGCTGAAGGCCGATCCCGACATCGAGCGCTGGAGCTCCTATGTCGGCCAGGGCGCGGTGCGCTTCTACCTGCCGCTGGACCAGCAGCTCGCCAACGCCTTCTTCGGGCAGATCGTGATCGTCACGAAGTCGCTGGAGGTGCGCGACACGGTCATGGAGCGGCTGCAGAAGTTCGGCCGGCACGACTTCGTCGGCACCGACGTCCTGGTGCAGCCGCTCAGCCTCGGCCCGCCGGTGGGGCGCCCGATCCAGTACCGTCTCTCCGGCCCCGACGTGCAGGAGGTGCGCCGGCTCGGGCTCAAGCTCGCCGACGTGGTGGCGACCGACAAGCGGCTCGCCGTGCCGACCTTCGACTGGAACGAGCCCGGCAAGGTGCTGCGCGTCGAGATCCTGCAGGACAAGGCGCGCCAGCTCGGCGTCACCAGCCAGGACATCGCCGGCATCCTCAACGCCGTCGTCGGCGGCCAAGCGATCACGCAGGTGCGCGATTCGATCTACCTCGTGAACGTGGTCGGCCGGGCGCGCACCGTGGAGCGCACCTCACTCGACACGCTCCAGAGCCTTCAGGTCGCGCTCTCCAACGGCTCGGTCGTGCCGATCCTGGCCTTCGCCAAGATCGATTACGATCTGGAGCAGCCGATCGTCTGGCGCCGCGACCGGGTGCCGACGCTCACCGTGCGGGCCACCATCAACGACGCGACCCAGCCCCCCACCGTCGTCGCCGCGCTCCAGCCGGCCATCGACGCCTACATGAAGGCGCTGCCGGAGGGCTACACGCTGGCGGTCGGCGGCGCGGTCGAGGAGGCGGGCAAGGGCCAGGGCCCGATCGCCGCGGTCGTGCCGGTGATGCTGCTGGCCATGGCGGTGTTCCTGATGATCCAGCTCCAGAGCTTCCAGAAGCTCTTCCTGGTCTTTTCCGTCGCGCCGCTCGGCTTGATCGGTGTGGTCCCGGCGCTGCTGCTGTTCGACAAGCCGATGGGCTTCGTCGCCATCCTCGGCATTCTGGCGTTGATCGGTATCATCGTGCGCAACGCCGTGATCCTGGTCAGCCAGATCGAGGAATGCGAGGCCGAGGGGATGGCGCCCTGGGACGCGGTGGTCGAGGCCACCCGCCACCGCATGCGGCCGATCCTGCTCACGGCGGCGGCGGCGAGCCTCGGCCTGGTCCCGATCGCCCGCGAGGTGTTCTGGGGGCCGATGGCCTACGCGATGATCGGCGGCATCCTGGCCGCGACAGCCCTGACGCTGCTGTTCCTGCCCGCACTCTATGTCGGCTGGTACAGGATCAGGCCGCCCTCGCGCGACGCGGCAGCGCCCGGCCATTGAGGCCGGGCAGGCCGGCGCCGGCGGTCCCCGCGCCGGCTACATCCCGCGGCATCCGGCGGATTCGAGACGATCACGCACAGATGAAACCAGTTGTATTATGCATCTCACGCGTTTCGGGCCGAGATTTTTGCGCTTGAGCGCATGACCTCTGCTTTCGATGCATAGCCGTCCTGTGCGGCAACACGCGTCGCCAAAACCCCTTTGCGGATGTCAAGCCATCCGCTAGGCACGTCCCGAACGCCGCGCCAAGGCGGCGGCTCCGATCACCTTCAGGCGAGCCGGCTGCCCGCGATGACCACCGACCACGCCACGGCCAATTCCCACCCGCTCGAGCGCGACGCGCAAGTGGCCATGAGCCACCACGACGTCAGCCCCAATGACATCGCGCTCGGCGTGGTGATCGGGCGGGCGTCGGAATATTTCGACTTCTTCGTGTTCGGCATCGCCTCGGTGCTGGTGTTCCCGAAGGTGTTCTTCCCCTTCGCCGCCCCGCTCACGGGCACGCTCTACTCGTTCGCCATCTTCGCGCTGGCCTTCATCGCCCGCCCGCTCGGGTCGGTCTTCTTCATGTGGGTCCACAAGCGGCACGGACGCGGGGTGAAGCTCACCCTCGCCCTGTTTCTGCTCGGCGGCTCGACCGCGGCGATCAGCTTCCTGCCGAGCTACAACTCGATCGGCGTCGTCGCCATCGAGCTGCTCGCGGTGCTGCGGGTCGCGCAGGGCTTCGCGCTCGGCGGCGCCTGGGACGGCATGGCCTCGCTGCTCGCCCTCAACGCGCCGCGGGAGCGCCGCGGCTGGTACGCGATGATCCCGCAGCTCGGCGCACCGTTCGGCTTCATGGTGGCGAGCGCGCTGTTCGCGTTCTTCTCCGTCAATCTGACCCCTGAGGATTTCACCGACTGGGGCTGGCGCTTCCCGTTCTTCTGCGCCTTCACCATCAACGTCGTGGCCCTGTTCGCGCGGCTCCGGCTCGTGGCCACCCCCGAATTCACCCGGCTTCTCGACAAGGGTCGGCTCGAGCCCGTCAGCGTCGTCGATCTCGCCCGCCACCACGCCCTCGACGTGTGGATCGGCGCCTTCGTGCCGCTGGCGAGCTTCGCCCTGTTCCACCTCGTCACGATCTTCCCGATCGCGTGGCTCGCCCTGTCGAGCGAGCGCTCCGCCGGCGACTTCCTGATGGTGCAGTTCTCCGGCGCCATGGTTTGCGCCGGCGCGATCGCCGCCTCGGGCCTGATCGCCGACCAGATCGGGCGGCGCAACGTGCTGCTGATCAGCGCCGGGCTGATCGCCGTGTTCGCCTGCGGCAGCATCCTGGCGCCGCTGATCTTCGGCGAGAACGCCATTGGCCAGACGATCTACGTCAATATCGGCTTCATGCTGCTCGGCCTGTCCTACGGCCAGACCGCCGGTGCCGTAACCTCGCGGCTGGGCGGGCGCTACCGCTACACCGGCGCGGCGCTCACCTCCGACCTCGCCTGGCTGTTCGGCGCGGGCTTCGCTCCCCTCGTGGTGCTTTACCTCTCCACCGAGTACGGGCTCGCGATGGTCGGCGTGTACCTGCTGTCGGGCGCGCTCGCGACGCTGCTCGCGCTCTCCCTCGACCGGTCCGAGATGCGCCAGATGTGAGTTTTGCCCCGCTGGCGGAGACTCATCTCGCCGCGGGACCGGAAGCGCTTTCCGCCGAACCCTGGATGCCGGTTCGGCGCCAGAAAGCGCGTCACAACAAGGTCCCGGAAAGGCCGAGCCTGACACCGTCGGCTCGGCCTCTCCGGAGAGAAACGAACCGCCGCCACGCGGGAAGTCACCCGCGCGGCCCTTGCGATGGAACGAAGATTCGTGGCCATGACCGCCGACCGTTCAATGAGAGCCCGTGCCGGGGCCGGCTCCGCGGGCCGGATCCTGCGGGGTCTCGTCCTCCTGCCGCTGTTCGGCCTGCTCGCCGGCTGCAACCTCGTGGTGATGCAGCCCTCCGGCGACATCGCCATGCAGCAGCGCAACCTCGTCCTCGCCTCGACGGGGCTGATGCTGCTCATCATCATCCCGGTGATCGTGCTGACCCTGCTGTTCGCGTGGCGCTACCGCGCGTCGAACACGGCGGCCCGCCACGACCCCGACTGGGACCACTCGACCGGGCTCGAAGTGGTGATCTGGACCGCGCCGCTGATGATCATCATCGCGCTCGGCGCGCTGACTTGGATCAGCACCCACACCCTCGACCCGTTCCGGCCGCTCTCGCGCATCGAGCCGGGCAAGCCGGTCGCGGCGGAGGTGAAGCCGCTGGAGGTGGAGGTCGTCGCCCTCGATTGGAAGTGGCTGTTCTTCTACCCCGAATACAACGTCGCGACGGTCAACGAGCTGGCCGCGCCGGTGAACCGTCCGATCACCTTCAAGATCACCGCCTCCTCGGTGATGAACGCCTTCTACATCCCCGCACTCGCCGGCATGATCTACGCGATGCCCGGCATGCAGACGCAGCTCCACGCCGTGATCAACAAGCCGGGAGCCTATGACGGGCTGTCGTCGCACTACAGCGGCACCGGCTTCTCGCGCATGACGTTCAAGTTCCACGGGCTCGACGGCGACGGCTTCGACCAGTGGATTGCCAAAGTGAAGCAGCAGGGTTCGGAATTGAGCCGTGATGCCTATCTCGAACTCGAGCGCCCGAGCGAGCGCGTTCCCGTCACCTACTACGCCTCGTTTGCCGATGGACTCTTCAGCAAGATCCTCGGCATGTGCGCCGTGCCCGGCAAGATGTGCATGCACGAGATGATGACCATCGACGCCAAGGGCGGCGCCGGCAAGGAAAGCCAAGAGAACGCCGAGCGGCTCCAGTACGACAACCGCCATGTGCAGCGCGGCGACGAAGCCCCGGGGGCGACGACCCCGGCCTCGCACCGCGCGCCCAAGAGCGAGACGCCCGACGGCGATAAGACCCACGAGGGGAGCGGCCAAGGCCACTCCGCTCCCGACCAGACCAACAACTGATCCGTCGCCGCCTCAGGATTTACGGACGAGTTTCAACCCATGTTCGCAAACACGGACCTGCAGCACCTGCTGTTCGGGCGCCTCTCCCTGGAGGACATCCCATTCCACGAACCGATCCTGCAAGTGACCTTCGCAGGCGTCGCCGTGGCCGGGATCGCGGTGATCGCCGCCATCACCTATTTCCGCTTCTGGGGTCCGCTCTGGCGCGACTGGTTGACCTCGGTCGACCACAAGAAGATCGGCATCATGTACGTCGTCCTGGCGCTCGTGATGCTGCTGCGCGGCTTTGCCGACGCGTTGCTGATGCGCTCGCAGCAGGCGATCGCGTTCGGCTCCAACGAGGGCTTCCTGCCGCCGCACCACTACGACCAGATCTTCACCGCCCACGGCGTGATCATGATCTTCTTCGTGGCGATGCCGTTCGTCACCGGCCTGATGAACTACGTCGTGCCGCTGCAGATCGGCGCACGCGACGTCGCCTTCCCGTTCCTGAACAACTTCTCGTTCTGGATGACGGTGTCCGGCGCGGCCACGATCATGATCTCGCTGTTCGTCGGTGAGTTCGCCCGCACCGGCTGGCTCGCCTACCCGCCGCTCTCGGGCGCGGACATGAGCCCGGGGGTCGGCGTCGACTACTACATCTGGGGCCTGCAGATCGCGGGCATCGGCACGACGCTGTCCGGCATCAACCTGGTCGCGACCATCGTGAAGATGCGCGCGCCCGGCATGTCGATGATGAAGCTGCCGATCTTCACCTGGACCTCGCTGTGCACGAACGTGCTCATCGTGGCCGCCTTCCCGATCCTAGCCGCCGTTCTCGCGCTGCTGAGCCTCGACCGCTACGTCGGCACGCACTTCTTTACGAACGACCTCGGCGGCAACCCGATGATGTACTTCAACCTCATCTGGATCTGGGGTCATCCGGAGGTCTACATCCTCATCCTGCCGGCCTTCGGCGTGTTCTCGGAGGTCACCTCGGCCTTCAGCGGCAAGCGCCTGTTCGGCTACACCTCGATGGTCTACGCGACCGTCGTCATCACGATCCTGTCCTACCTCGTGTGGCTGCACCACTTCTTCACGATGGGTTCGGGCGCGAGCGTGAACTCGTTCTTCGGCCTCACGACGATGATCATCTCGATCCCGACGGGCGCGAAGATCTTCAACTGGCTGTTCACGATGTACCGCGGCCGCATCCGCTTCGATGTGCCGATGCTGTGGACCGTCAGCTTCATGGTCACCTTCACCATCGGCGGCATGACCGGCGTGCTGCTTGCCGTGCCCCCGGCCGACTTCGTGCTGCACAACTCGCTGTTCCTGATCGCGCACTTCCACAACGTGATCATCGGCGGCGTGCTGTTCGGCATGTTCGCCGGCGTGAACTACTGGTTCCCGAAGGCCTTCGGCTTCCGACTCGACGAGTTCTGGGGCAAGGTCAGCTTCTGGTTCTGGACCATCGGCTTCTACGTCGCCTTCATGCCGCTCTACGTGCTGGGGCTCATGGGCGTGACCCGCCGTGCCCAGCACTTCGATGACCCTTCGCTGCAGATCTGGTTCGTGATCGCCGCCATCGGCGCGGGTCTGATCGCGCTGGGCATCGGTGCGATGATCGTCCAGTTCGCGGTCTCGATCAAAAACCGCGAGGCGTTGCGCGACGTGACCGGCGATCCGTGGGAAGGCCGGACCCTCGAATGGGCGACCTCCTCGCCGCCGCCGGACTACAACTTCGCCTTCACGCCCGTGGTGCACAGCCTCGACGCGTGGTGGGACATGAAGGCCCGCGGCTTCCAGCGTCCGCTCTCGGGCTACAAGCCGATCCACATGCCCAAGAACACCGCCACCGGCGTGATCCTGGGCGTGGTCAGCATCGTCTTCTCGTTCGCGATGATCTGGTACATCTGGTGGCTGGCAGCGCTCACCTTCGTGGCGATGCTGGCGATCACGATCGCCCATACCTTCAACTACAACCGCGACTTCTACATCCCCGCTGAGACGGTCCGCCGGACCGAGCAGCAGCGGACCGAAGCGCTCGCGGCGCGGGTCTGAGCAGCATCATGGCAACGCACGCGACCCACACCCTCGTCGGCGACCGGATGTCCGGCGCCGACGTGCCGGACTTCCTCGATCTCGAGGGCGAGCATCACCCGGAAGGGGGCACGATGCTCGGCTTCTGGATCTACCTGATGAGCGACTGCCTCATCTTCGCAGTCCTGTTCGCCACCTACGCCGTGCTCGGCCGCAGCTACGCGGCCGGGCCCTCGCCCAAGGACCTGTTCGACCTGCCGATCGTGGCGGTGAACACGTCGATGCTGCTGTTCTCCTCCATCACCTACGGCTTCGCCATGCTGGCGATGGAGAAGGACGACCTCGCCAAGACCCAGCTCTGGCTTGCGATCACCGGCCTGTTCGGCGCGGCCTTCGTCGGGCTCGAACTCTACGAGTTCGCCCACCTGATCCACGAAGGCGCCACGCCCCAGCGCAGCGGCTTCCTGTCCGCGTTCTTCACCCTGGTCGGAACCCACGGCCTGCACGTCACCTTCGGCCTGATCTGGCTCGTCACGCTGATGATCCAGACCCGGCTCAAGGGCCTCGTTGTGGAGAACAAGCGCCGGCTGATGTGCCTGTCGATGTTCTGGCACTTCCTCGACGTCATCTGGATCGGCGTCTTCACCTTCGTGTACCTGATGGGAGTCCTGCAATGAGCGGGGCAGCGCACGCCGACGATCACGGCCATGGGCAGGATGCCCACGGCCACGGCTCTTTCAAAGACTACGTCACGGGCTTCGTGCTCTCCGTCATCCTGACGGCGATCCCGTTCTGGCTGGTGATGGGCGACGTGCTGGGCGACAAGCTCATCACCGGCGTCGTCATCCTCGGTCTGGGCGCGGTGCAGATCGTGGTTCACATGATCTACTTCCTGCACATGAACACGAAGTCGGAGGGCGGCTGGACCTTCATGGCGCTGATCTTCACGATCACTCTCGTGGTCATCACCCTGTGCGGGTCGATCTGGGTCATGCACCACCTCAACACCAACATGATGCCGATCTCGCCCGAGGAGATGCGTCACGCTCCCTGACGCGTCCCGCAAACCCGACGCTCCGGCGCCCGCCGCCCCGGCAACGGGTCGGCGGCGCCCATTGCTCGTCCGGCTCGCGCTGATCCTGGCGGGCCTTGTGGTGACGGGCGTCTTCCTCGGCCTCGGCACGTGGCAAGTCGAGCGCCGGGTCTGGAAGCTCGACCTGATCGACCGGGTCGAGGCCCGCATCCGCGCCGAGCCCGCGCCCGCACCGGGCCCGGAGGACTGGGCCGGTCTTACGGCCGCCTCCGCCGAGTACCGGCGGGTCCGGCTCACCGGGCGCTTCGCTAACGATCGTGCCACGCTGGTCCAGGCGGTGACCGCCCGCGGCCCCGGTTTCTGGGTGCTGGTGCCACTCGCGACCGACCGCGGTTTCACCGTCCTCGTCAACCGCGGCTTCGTGCCGACGGAGGCCCGCGAGCGCACGGCCCGTGCCGCGGGTGAGCCGGACGGGGAGGTGACGGTCACGGGCCTGCTGCGCCTGACCGAGCCCGGCGGCGCCTTCCTGCGTCACAACGATCCGGCGGCCGACCGCTGGTACTCCCGCGACGTCGCGGCCATCGCCGCCGCCCGCGGGATCGACGGCACGCCGAATGAGGTCGCGCCGTATTTCGTGGATGCCGACGCCGCGCCCAATCCCGGCGGCCTCCCGGTCGGCGGCCTCACGGTGGTGGCTTTCCACAACAACCATCTCGTCTACGCGCTGACGTGGTACGCCCTCGCGCTGATGACCGCCGCGGCCCTCATCTACGCCCTCAGAGGGTCTCGCAGGATGCCGCGTCGCTGACGGACGCCCACTGTCGGTCTGACGGGGCGATGACGCGGGGCATCCGGCCATGACGCCGGGTGAGGCGACGCGCCCGGAACCGTTGAAACTATTTTTCACATTTTTTTCCTGGACCTGTATCGATTTAACAGTTGAGGTTGTTAACCCTTCGTACACCAATCACCATCGCGATTCGCGGCTGCCCTTGCCGCACCGGATGAAGCTGGGAGCCAGGATGGGAGTCGCCCTGCACGGGCCTGAGCGGGACGGACGTGATCGCCGGGATGGCGACGGAGTCTCCCGTGGCGTACCCGAGCCGCTGGCGGATCTCATCGTTGCCATGGAGCGGACGCTCGTCGCGCTGGCAGGGGAAGGCGGGGGCCGCAACGAGTTGCACGCCCTGCGCAACTATCTCTCCGACCTCTGCGTCCTGACCCAGGAGACGCCGACGATCCGGCGGGCGGTGGACCGTCTGGTCTTCGCGGGTGACCGCCTCGGCGAGGCGGTGATCGCGCCGCGAGGCTACGAGCGCCGCTGGCGGAGCCCCCGCCTGAACAAGGCCCGCCAAGCGCTCACCTCCCTCGAACGGACGCTCGCCGGCGCGCGCCCGAGCCGGATCGCGGTGCGGCTCGACCGCGACTGGTGACGGCAAAGCGGTCGGGACCGGCGTCGCGCCGCGTAGGCGCCCATCGAACTGCGCGCGATAACGGCCGAGCTTGGCGGAACAGTTACGCCGGCCAACGGTTTGGGGACGCGTGCGACAGGCGCACCGTTCCCCCTTTCGAGCCACCGAATGGATAAACCCAGCCGCTCGGCCCAGACCTGGGCAGCCACGGCCGGCGCCGCCGCGCTGGCGGTCGGAGCATGGTACCTCCTGCCCGTCGAGGACTGGCTGCGCGCCTTTTCGGACTGGGCGAACGGCCTCGGTCCCTACGGCCTCCTCGCCTTCGGCGTGCTGTTCTTCCTGGCGACCCTTCTCGTCGTACCGGGCACCCCACTCACCATCGCCGGGGCCGTCGCCTTCGGCTGGGCGGTGATGCCGGTGGTGCTGTTCTCGGCAACGCTCGGCTCCTGGCTCGCCTTCGTGGCCGCCCGCCACCTGTTCCGCGAGCGGGTGCGGGGACTGATCGAACGCCGGCCGGCGCTGAACGCCACTGTGGAGGCGGTCGGCGACGGTGGCTGGCGGCTCATGACCCTGATGCGGCTCAGCCCCTTCGTGCCGTTCAACGCCCAGAACTACGTCTTCGGGGTCACGGATGTCCGCACCTCCGCCTATCTGGTCTCCACGGTGATCGGCATGCTGCCGGGCACGGTGGTGTGCGTCTATCTCGGCGTCATCGGCCGCCATGCCGGCAGCGACGAGCCGACCCACTGGATCACCCTCGGCCTCGGCCTCCTTGCCACCGTCGCCGCGGTGGAACTCACCCGGCGCCGGGTGCGGGCCAAACTCGAAGCCGGCAAACTCAAGCTGGGAAAGGCCGGGGCACGATGAGCGTTCCGCTCGAACAGGGGATGAGCGCGCCGTCGCGACGTAGCAGCTCGGTGCGCGCATGAGGATGGAACGCGGGGTGGGTCAAGGATCGTCCGAGAGCTGGCTGCGGCCCGGGCTCACCTGCTGGCGGCAGGAGAGGGCGGGGCGCGTTGCAGTGCTGCATGACGGCGCGGCCTATTTCGCCGCCGCCCATGCGGCGCTGCTGAAGGCGCGCACCTCCATCACCCTGATCGGCTGGAGCTTCGATCCGCGCGCGCGCCTGCTGCCGGGAGATTCCCCCGATGCGGGCGAGACCCTGGCGGAATTGCTGCGCCGCCTGAAGGCCGCGCGGCCGGAACTCGCCATCCGCATCCTGATCTGGGACATGCCCTGGCCGATCTCGGCGGGCAACGACCACACCCCCGACAGCGTACGGGAGAGCCTCGGGCCCGAGATCGACTTCCGCATCGACGGCACGCTGCCCCTCGGCGCCTGCCAGCATCAGAAGATCCTCGTGATCGACGATGCGATCGCCTTCAGCGGCGGCAGCGACTTCGAGGTGAACCGCTGGGACACCCCCGCCCACCGCGACCGCGATC from the Methylorubrum extorquens genome contains:
- the cyoD gene encoding cytochrome o ubiquinol oxidase, subunit IV (Evidence 2a : Function from experimental evidences in other organisms; PubMedId : 11017202; Product type e : enzyme), encoding MSGAAHADDHGHGQDAHGHGSFKDYVTGFVLSVILTAIPFWLVMGDVLGDKLITGVVILGLGAVQIVVHMIYFLHMNTKSEGGWTFMALIFTITLVVITLCGSIWVMHHLNTNMMPISPEEMRHAP
- a CDS encoding conserved protein of unknown function; putative membrane protein precursor (Evidence 4 : Unknown function but conserved in other organisms), whose protein sequence is MDKPSRSAQTWAATAGAAALAVGAWYLLPVEDWLRAFSDWANGLGPYGLLAFGVLFFLATLLVVPGTPLTIAGAVAFGWAVMPVVLFSATLGSWLAFVAARHLFRERVRGLIERRPALNATVEAVGDGGWRLMTLMRLSPFVPFNAQNYVFGVTDVRTSAYLVSTVIGMLPGTVVCVYLGVIGRHAGSDEPTHWITLGLGLLATVAAVELTRRRVRAKLEAGKLKLGKAGAR
- a CDS encoding conserved protein of unknown function (Evidence 4 : Unknown function but conserved in other organisms) yields the protein MGVALHGPERDGRDRRDGDGVSRGVPEPLADLIVAMERTLVALAGEGGGRNELHALRNYLSDLCVLTQETPTIRRAVDRLVFAGDRLGEAVIAPRGYERRWRSPRLNKARQALTSLERTLAGARPSRIAVRLDRDW
- a CDS encoding putative surfeit locus 1 family protein (surf1-like) (Evidence 3 : Putative function from multiple computational evidences; PubMedId : 10622737; Product type m : membrane component) gives rise to the protein MLVRLALILAGLVVTGVFLGLGTWQVERRVWKLDLIDRVEARIRAEPAPAPGPEDWAGLTAASAEYRRVRLTGRFANDRATLVQAVTARGPGFWVLVPLATDRGFTVLVNRGFVPTEARERTARAAGEPDGEVTVTGLLRLTEPGGAFLRHNDPAADRWYSRDVAAIAAARGIDGTPNEVAPYFVDADAAPNPGGLPVGGLTVVAFHNNHLVYALTWYALALMTAAALIYALRGSRRMPRR